One stretch of Chryseobacterium fluminis DNA includes these proteins:
- a CDS encoding GNAT family N-acetyltransferase translates to MIKLKFYEPEDFPELDYELDEIQSQYTATAKQALEKIEARNQNEDFFAYPITILYQEKVAGFFVLDFGEDKLGLTENPDSVLLRSLSVNPAFQGQGIGRSAMTETEHFIREHFSDCNEIVLAVNEKNTSAFQLYAKSGYIFEGNMREGRSGPQYLMSKKL, encoded by the coding sequence ATGATTAAACTAAAATTTTACGAGCCCGAAGATTTTCCTGAACTCGATTACGAACTGGACGAAATTCAGTCGCAGTATACGGCAACGGCCAAACAGGCCTTGGAAAAAATCGAAGCGAGAAACCAGAATGAAGATTTTTTTGCCTATCCGATCACGATTCTTTATCAAGAAAAAGTGGCCGGTTTCTTTGTGCTGGATTTCGGGGAAGATAAATTGGGTCTTACCGAAAATCCTGATTCGGTTTTATTACGTTCATTATCTGTGAATCCCGCTTTTCAGGGTCAGGGAATCGGCAGATCTGCCATGACTGAAACAGAGCATTTTATAAGAGAGCATTTTTCAGACTGCAACGAGATTGTTCTGGCCGTCAATGAAAAAAATACATCGGCTTTTCAGCTGTATGCAAAATCGGGGTATATTTTTGAGGGTAATATGAGAGAAGGAAGAAGCGGACCGCAGTATTTAATGTCCAAAAAACTTTAA
- a CDS encoding MGH1-like glycoside hydrolase domain-containing protein: MKEKERLSEVSWKKWGPYVSNREWGLVREDYSDNGDAWNYTNHDSAEAKTYRWGEEGICGICDDMQKLVFSVAFWNKRDRMVKERFFGLSNDQGNHGEDVKEYFYYLDATPTHSYMKMLYKYPQNAFPYEDLVKTNASRTKDEPEYELIDTGIFDQNEYFDIFIEYAKESQTDILVKLTVVNRSEKEASLVILPTVWFRNTWNWGYNNYRPQLNSEEATTIKVDHHDSDVKNVYAKQSLKTLFCDNETNNERLYQSTNTSKYTKDGINEFIIKGNSQAVNPKDIGTKAAFLIDENFAASESKIFEFRMSDKDLKEPFKDFDEVFNLRQQECDEFYAEIQQGIQTEDEKLVQRQAFAGMLWNKMFYHYNVEKWLKGDPEGIKPSKSREQIRNDGWKHLNNEHIISMPDKWEYPWYATWDLAFHAISFSLIDPDFAKQQLKLFLFEWYMHPNGQLPAYEWNFSDVNPPVHAWAVFRVFKIDEYFKDKPDIEFLESAFQKLLMNFTWWVNKKDINGNNIFEGGFLGLDNIGVFDRNTPLPNGEHLEQSDGTSWMAMFALNMMRIALELAQYNKVYEEMATKFFEHFLAIANSLDNMGDECFSLWDENDEFFYDAISSGNGNHMYLKLRTIVGLIPMFAVEVIDDEMIENLPNFKARMKWVMENKPELAALVSHWEVKGQDSKHLLSLLRGHRLKRLLHRMLNPDEFLSEYGIRALSKEYEKNPYTLNLNGTDYTVKYTPAESDSGLFGGNSNWRGPIWFPVNFLIIESLQRFFFYYSPDFMVEYPTGSGNYSNLDQIAESLSKRLSSIFLKDENGMRPVNGQYPRFQTDPGFRDYILFYEYFHGDNGRGAGASHQTGWTGLIAKILQPRFTRKDIAEAETEMPDDPR; encoded by the coding sequence ATGAAAGAAAAAGAAAGACTGTCCGAGGTCTCATGGAAAAAATGGGGCCCCTACGTGAGCAATCGGGAATGGGGACTGGTGCGCGAAGATTACAGCGACAACGGAGATGCCTGGAATTATACGAACCATGATTCTGCTGAAGCAAAAACCTACCGGTGGGGCGAAGAAGGAATCTGTGGGATCTGTGATGATATGCAGAAACTGGTATTCTCCGTCGCCTTCTGGAATAAAAGGGACAGAATGGTGAAGGAACGTTTTTTCGGGTTATCCAATGATCAGGGAAACCACGGGGAAGATGTTAAAGAATACTTTTATTACCTCGATGCTACACCTACCCATTCTTATATGAAAATGTTGTATAAATATCCGCAGAATGCATTTCCATATGAAGATCTTGTAAAAACAAACGCTTCAAGAACAAAAGATGAACCTGAATATGAACTGATAGACACAGGGATTTTCGACCAAAATGAATATTTCGACATCTTTATCGAATATGCAAAAGAAAGTCAGACTGACATTCTGGTGAAACTTACGGTTGTCAACAGGTCCGAAAAAGAAGCTTCTCTTGTTATTCTTCCGACCGTCTGGTTCAGAAATACATGGAACTGGGGATATAATAACTATAGGCCCCAATTAAACTCAGAAGAAGCAACTACCATTAAAGTAGATCATCACGATTCAGACGTTAAAAACGTTTATGCCAAACAATCGCTGAAAACATTGTTCTGTGATAATGAAACAAATAATGAAAGGCTTTATCAGTCGACTAATACGTCGAAATATACAAAAGACGGAATCAATGAATTTATCATTAAGGGCAACTCCCAAGCCGTAAACCCGAAAGATATCGGAACAAAAGCAGCCTTCCTGATTGATGAAAATTTTGCCGCCTCAGAATCCAAAATATTCGAATTCAGAATGTCTGATAAGGATCTGAAAGAACCTTTTAAAGATTTTGATGAGGTTTTTAATTTGCGACAACAGGAATGTGATGAGTTTTATGCTGAAATCCAGCAGGGAATTCAGACCGAAGATGAAAAGCTGGTTCAGAGACAAGCTTTTGCAGGAATGCTCTGGAATAAAATGTTTTACCATTATAATGTGGAAAAATGGCTGAAGGGTGATCCTGAAGGCATAAAACCCTCAAAATCCAGAGAACAGATAAGAAATGACGGATGGAAGCACCTCAATAATGAGCATATTATTTCTATGCCCGACAAATGGGAGTATCCCTGGTATGCGACCTGGGACCTGGCTTTTCATGCCATCAGTTTTTCATTAATAGATCCTGATTTTGCAAAACAACAGCTGAAACTTTTTCTTTTTGAATGGTATATGCATCCTAATGGGCAGCTTCCTGCCTACGAATGGAATTTCAGCGATGTCAATCCACCGGTCCATGCGTGGGCCGTTTTCAGGGTTTTTAAAATTGACGAATATTTTAAGGATAAACCGGATATCGAGTTTCTGGAAAGTGCTTTTCAGAAGCTTCTGATGAACTTCACGTGGTGGGTCAATAAAAAAGACATCAATGGCAATAATATTTTTGAAGGAGGTTTTTTAGGACTTGACAATATAGGGGTCTTCGACAGGAATACGCCGCTTCCGAACGGTGAGCACCTGGAACAGTCGGATGGCACCAGCTGGATGGCGATGTTCGCGCTCAATATGATGAGAATTGCACTGGAACTGGCTCAGTATAATAAGGTATACGAGGAAATGGCGACGAAGTTTTTTGAACATTTCCTCGCCATTGCCAATTCTCTGGATAATATGGGAGACGAATGCTTCAGCCTTTGGGATGAGAATGATGAATTTTTTTATGATGCCATCTCCTCCGGTAACGGAAATCATATGTATTTGAAATTGCGTACAATTGTGGGGCTGATCCCCATGTTTGCCGTTGAGGTAATTGATGATGAAATGATAGAAAATCTTCCGAATTTTAAAGCCAGAATGAAATGGGTCATGGAAAACAAACCTGAACTGGCCGCTCTGGTGTCTCACTGGGAAGTAAAAGGTCAGGATTCAAAACATCTGCTTTCGCTTTTACGCGGACACCGTTTAAAAAGACTGCTTCACAGAATGCTGAACCCTGATGAATTTTTGAGTGAATATGGGATCCGTGCTTTGTCAAAAGAATATGAAAAAAATCCTTATACGTTAAATCTAAACGGAACGGATTATACCGTGAAATATACACCCGCAGAAAGCGACAGCGGTCTCTTTGGCGGCAATAGCAATTGGCGTGGTCCGATTTGGTTTCCGGTTAATTTTTTAATCATAGAAAGCCTACAGCGTTTTTTCTTTTATTACAGCCCCGATTTTATGGTAGAATATCCTACGGGAAGCGGAAATTATTCGAATTTGGATCAGATAGCGGAGTCCTTAAGCAAAAGGCTATCATCCATATTTCTGAAAGATGAAAACGGAATGCGGCCGGTGAATGGGCAGTATCCGAGATTTCAGACTGATCCGGGGTTCAGGGATTATATTCTTTTTTATGAATATTTTCACGGAGATAACGGGCGTGGAGCAGGGGCTTCTCATCAGACCGGATGGACCGGGCTCATCGCAAAGATCCTTCAGCCAAGATTTACCCGTAAAGACATTGCAGAAGCTGAAACGGAAATGCCGGATGATCCACGATAA
- a CDS encoding zinc-dependent alcohol dehydrogenase has protein sequence MLAMNFRGPFRVRADRNMPEPQIEHPEDAIVKVLRSCICGSDLHLYHGLVPDTRVDTTFGHEFIGEVVEIGSSVQKLKVGDKVMVPFNISCGKCAFCKQELYGNCHESNPMATAVGGIFGYSHTAGGYQGGQAEYARVPYADVGPTVIPDWMDPDDAVLLTDVVPTGYQAAEMAGIQKGDTVVVFGAGPIGIMAAKSAWLFGAGRVIVIDSLEYRLDFVAKYAQCEAYNFNSIGDPVVFIKTQTDSLGADVCIDAVGCEAKGNLTNTILGTKLLLQGGSTTALHWAINSVKKGGIVSVVGVYGPTDALVPIGNIVNKGITIRANQAAVKRHLPKLIEHVKNGILDPKQIITHRVPLEEVAEAYHIFSRKLDGCIKTVLIPPTA, from the coding sequence ATGTTAGCAATGAATTTCCGCGGACCTTTCCGCGTGCGCGCAGACCGCAATATGCCAGAGCCGCAAATAGAACATCCGGAAGACGCCATTGTGAAGGTTTTAAGATCCTGTATCTGTGGTTCCGATCTGCACCTTTACCATGGCCTTGTTCCCGATACTCGAGTAGATACTACATTCGGACACGAATTTATCGGGGAAGTGGTTGAAATTGGCTCCTCTGTACAGAAACTGAAAGTAGGCGACAAGGTAATGGTACCTTTTAATATTTCCTGCGGAAAATGTGCTTTTTGCAAGCAGGAACTTTACGGTAACTGCCACGAATCAAATCCAATGGCAACTGCAGTGGGAGGCATTTTCGGTTATTCCCACACAGCCGGCGGATATCAGGGCGGGCAGGCAGAATATGCCCGGGTGCCTTATGCAGATGTAGGTCCTACTGTGATTCCTGACTGGATGGATCCCGACGATGCAGTGTTGCTTACCGATGTAGTGCCTACAGGCTACCAGGCGGCAGAAATGGCAGGTATTCAGAAAGGCGATACCGTAGTGGTTTTCGGCGCAGGTCCTATCGGTATTATGGCAGCCAAATCTGCATGGCTTTTTGGTGCAGGAAGGGTAATCGTGATCGACTCTCTGGAGTACAGACTTGATTTTGTAGCGAAATATGCACAATGCGAAGCTTATAATTTTAACAGTATCGGCGACCCGGTGGTTTTTATAAAAACACAAACCGATTCCTTGGGTGCAGACGTCTGTATAGATGCAGTAGGCTGCGAGGCGAAAGGAAATCTTACCAATACGATCCTGGGAACAAAATTACTTTTACAGGGCGGTTCTACCACGGCACTTCACTGGGCCATTAATTCGGTGAAGAAGGGTGGAATTGTTTCTGTTGTAGGTGTTTACGGTCCTACGGATGCCTTGGTGCCTATTGGAAATATCGTGAATAAAGGAATTACGATCCGGGCTAACCAGGCAGCCGTAAAACGTCACCTGCCAAAGCTTATTGAACACGTAAAAAACGGTATTCTTGATCCTAAACAGATCATCACTCACCGGGTACCACTGGAAGAAGTGGCCGAGGCCTATCATATATTTTCGCGCAAGCTGGATGGCTGCATAAAGACAGTGCTTATTCCGCCAACTGCTTAA
- a CDS encoding glucose 1-dehydrogenase, giving the protein MEISLHQQVAVVTGASSGIGSGIAKSLASAGATVIVNHSSERSTEEAEAVLKEITDAGGKGITYQCDVSKEDQVIKMFQDVISRFGTFDILVNNAGVQKDAKFTEMTLDQWNTVMGINLTGQFLCAREAIKEFLRRGIDTSRSVACGKIIHISSVHETIPWAGHANYASSKGGVRMLMQTLAQEYGADKIRVNSICPGAIQTPINKDAWETPEALNALLDLIPYNRIGQPQDIGNLAAFLASDLSDYITGASIFVDGGMTTLESFSNGG; this is encoded by the coding sequence ATGGAAATATCACTTCATCAGCAGGTTGCTGTCGTCACAGGAGCCTCCAGCGGAATCGGTTCAGGAATTGCAAAATCCCTTGCTTCAGCAGGAGCAACCGTTATTGTCAACCATTCTTCGGAAAGATCTACAGAAGAGGCGGAAGCCGTTTTGAAAGAAATTACCGACGCGGGTGGAAAAGGAATTACTTATCAGTGTGATGTTTCTAAAGAAGATCAGGTCATCAAAATGTTTCAGGATGTCATTTCCAGATTCGGGACCTTTGATATCCTGGTCAATAATGCAGGCGTACAGAAAGATGCCAAGTTTACGGAAATGACCCTCGACCAGTGGAATACGGTTATGGGCATCAACCTTACCGGTCAGTTTCTGTGTGCAAGAGAAGCGATTAAAGAATTTCTGCGACGCGGAATCGATACCTCCCGTTCCGTGGCCTGTGGAAAAATCATTCATATCAGTTCAGTTCATGAAACTATTCCATGGGCAGGTCATGCTAACTATGCCTCAAGTAAGGGTGGCGTCAGAATGCTGATGCAGACGTTAGCTCAGGAATATGGCGCCGATAAAATACGCGTCAATTCCATTTGTCCGGGTGCCATTCAGACTCCAATTAATAAAGACGCATGGGAAACCCCCGAAGCACTGAACGCTCTGCTTGACTTAATTCCGTACAACAGAATCGGACAGCCCCAGGATATAGGAAATCTGGCTGCATTCCTGGCGAGCGACCTCTCAGATTATATTACAGGAGCCAGCATCTTTGTGGATGGAGGCATGACGACTTTGGAAAGTTTTTCGAACGGCGGATAG
- the mqo gene encoding malate dehydrogenase (quinone), which translates to MPQSLISRTPKPKYDVVLVGGGIMSATLATLLHEFDPNLEIAIFERLGRFAKESTAAWNNAGTGHSAFCELNYTPEKPDGSIDISKAESIAEQFEISKQFWAYLVTKGYIQEPKDFINSCPHMSLVFGEKDAEYLKKRHDKMSGSVLFKGMEFSTDHKTLTDWIPLIMSKRKESEVMAATKMEMGTDVNFGTLTRKMGRHLVEDSNVDVFLYHEVKDIDPRSDGKWEMKVKDRIHKHKQEVVADFMFIGAGGYALPLLDSSDIKESEGYGGFPVSGQWLVTHNQELVEKHQAKVYTQATVDAPPMSVPHLDLRIIDGQKALLFGPFAGFSTKFLKEGSYLDLPESVNTKNIRSLFGAWWHNLPLTKYLIQQVAMNKTQRMQHLREFVKDAKEEDWELKVAGQRVQIIKKDEKNGGKLEFGTEVVVNKAGTIASLLGASPGASTAVYAMLNVLEKCFPEKINGEWKDKLLEIIPSYGQKLAANPELTDQVRNYTKEKLELDY; encoded by the coding sequence ATGCCACAATCGCTGATAAGCAGAACGCCGAAACCAAAATATGATGTTGTTCTCGTAGGTGGAGGAATTATGAGTGCCACTTTAGCTACCCTTCTTCACGAATTTGATCCCAATCTGGAGATCGCGATTTTCGAAAGACTGGGCAGGTTTGCCAAGGAAAGTACGGCAGCCTGGAATAATGCCGGAACCGGGCATTCGGCTTTTTGCGAATTGAATTATACCCCGGAAAAACCGGACGGAAGCATTGATATTTCCAAAGCGGAAAGCATTGCAGAACAGTTTGAAATTTCAAAGCAGTTCTGGGCTTATCTGGTTACTAAAGGATATATTCAGGAACCTAAGGATTTTATTAATTCCTGCCCTCATATGAGTCTGGTGTTCGGTGAAAAAGATGCCGAATACCTCAAAAAACGACATGATAAAATGAGCGGATCTGTTCTTTTTAAAGGCATGGAATTTTCCACGGATCATAAAACACTTACAGATTGGATTCCTTTGATCATGAGCAAAAGAAAAGAATCCGAAGTGATGGCAGCTACTAAAATGGAAATGGGAACCGATGTGAATTTCGGAACTCTGACCAGAAAAATGGGACGGCATCTGGTGGAAGATTCTAACGTAGATGTTTTCTTGTACCATGAAGTGAAAGATATCGATCCCAGAAGCGACGGAAAATGGGAAATGAAGGTAAAAGACAGAATCCACAAGCATAAACAGGAGGTTGTTGCCGATTTTATGTTTATCGGTGCCGGAGGATATGCACTTCCATTGCTGGACAGTTCCGATATTAAAGAAAGTGAAGGATATGGAGGCTTTCCTGTTTCCGGGCAGTGGCTGGTAACCCATAATCAGGAGCTGGTGGAAAAACATCAGGCAAAAGTATATACGCAGGCAACGGTAGATGCACCGCCGATGTCTGTACCTCATCTTGACCTCAGGATCATTGACGGACAGAAAGCGCTGCTCTTTGGACCATTTGCCGGATTTTCTACAAAATTTTTAAAAGAGGGCAGCTATCTGGATCTGCCGGAAAGTGTCAACACAAAAAATATAAGATCCTTATTCGGGGCATGGTGGCACAATCTCCCTTTAACGAAATATCTCATTCAGCAGGTGGCGATGAATAAAACCCAGAGAATGCAGCATTTGAGAGAATTTGTGAAAGATGCCAAAGAAGAGGATTGGGAGCTTAAAGTAGCCGGACAAAGGGTTCAGATTATCAAAAAAGATGAAAAAAACGGCGGAAAACTGGAGTTCGGAACTGAGGTTGTCGTCAATAAAGCCGGCACCATCGCTTCATTGTTAGGGGCTTCTCCGGGAGCTTCCACAGCAGTATATGCGATGCTGAATGTTCTTGAAAAATGTTTTCCTGAAAAGATCAATGGCGAATGGAAAGATAAACTGTTGGAAATCATTCCTTCTTACGGTCAGAAGCTGGCTGCCAATCCTGAACTTACAGATCAGGTGAGAAATTATACTAAAGAAAAACTGGAACTGGACTATTAG
- a CDS encoding NUMOD4 domain-containing protein has protein sequence MNLSLEDLPGEKWKPNPNLTGYFAISNKGRIKRLDSWSENRNKTFYNERIIALFLDTRSNTNSTLYTNLSYNGKRVQIRLYKYLYYCFVKKFDMNDRSLVVINKNEPSWNLDTSNLELCSAAYHLNKKDNTRLS, from the coding sequence ATGAATTTATCACTGGAAGACCTTCCCGGTGAAAAGTGGAAACCGAATCCTAATCTTACAGGTTATTTTGCCATTTCCAATAAAGGAAGAATAAAAAGACTGGACAGCTGGAGTGAGAATAGAAACAAAACTTTTTATAACGAGCGTATTATTGCTCTTTTTCTGGACACTCGTTCCAATACAAACTCCACCTTGTATACCAACTTAAGTTATAATGGCAAACGGGTTCAGATAAGACTATACAAATATCTGTATTATTGTTTTGTCAAGAAATTTGATATGAACGACCGCTCACTTGTTGTGATCAACAAAAATGAGCCATCATGGAATCTGGATACCTCAAATCTTGAATTGTGTTCTGCGGCTTATCATTTAAACAAAAAAGACAATACTAGATTGTCTTAA
- a CDS encoding lamin tail domain-containing protein → MKKIFTLIGLISTAAFCNAQIVINEIYTGGGILGATLTNDFIELKNIGTSTSTLTGATIQYGPVSGPFTQYHTLPAITLAPGQTYLIQEGSDGGGIINLVNPNLIVNVVLNFDGTGPTVGLGLGLALTSGKVALASNTTQVTGSTASNVLDFVGYGLANQYEGSGAAPSPSILNSITRVSGDTNNNNVDFTATAPTPQSGVLAVNDITNQSTRYGFIKNSLVKNNEIVFGTDVKDLKIYSISGQLVKTSSVKTNEALNIADLQKGNYIITGTVNNETVSQKILKD, encoded by the coding sequence ATGAAAAAAATTTTTACTCTTATCGGGCTTATCTCGACAGCTGCATTTTGTAATGCTCAGATTGTAATTAATGAAATTTATACGGGAGGTGGAATTCTAGGAGCAACGCTGACCAATGATTTTATAGAACTGAAAAATATTGGGACTTCTACCTCTACGCTTACTGGCGCAACCATACAGTATGGACCCGTTTCCGGGCCGTTTACCCAGTACCATACACTTCCTGCTATTACTTTGGCTCCCGGACAGACCTATTTAATTCAGGAAGGTTCTGATGGCGGCGGGATCATCAATCTTGTCAACCCCAACCTTATCGTTAACGTCGTGCTTAATTTTGACGGAACCGGTCCTACCGTAGGTTTGGGCTTAGGTCTCGCACTCACTTCAGGAAAGGTTGCTTTGGCAAGCAATACCACACAGGTTACCGGATCTACTGCATCAAATGTTTTAGACTTTGTAGGATATGGCCTGGCTAATCAATACGAAGGTTCGGGAGCAGCTCCTTCTCCAAGCATTTTAAATTCAATTACGAGAGTTTCAGGGGATACCAATAATAATAACGTAGATTTTACAGCTACTGCTCCTACACCACAATCCGGAGTTTTGGCGGTAAATGATATAACCAACCAGTCTACACGATACGGATTTATTAAGAATTCTTTAGTTAAGAACAATGAAATCGTATTCGGAACTGATGTAAAAGATCTTAAAATTTACTCGATTTCAGGACAGTTAGTTAAAACTTCTTCCGTAAAGACAAATGAAGCTTTAAATATCGCAGATTTGCAGAAAGGAAATTATATTATTACCGGAACTGTTAATAACGAAACAGTTTCTCAGAAAATTTTAAAAGATTAA
- a CDS encoding NAD(P)H-dependent glycerol-3-phosphate dehydrogenase, whose amino-acid sequence MAKKKTNSESSNPKKNKNNISVGVVGSGSFATAIVKMLVENCKLVHWCVRNEFVKGAIELRGHNPTYLTAVNFNLKNLKLTTDINELVSACDIVVLATPSIYLSDTLDKMKCECKDKIFVSAIKGIIPKVNDVVAHYLRDEFKIGFRNQAVIAGPCHAEEVAMERLSYLTVATVEEETSKKLVDIFNSDFIKVHSSKDILGNEYSAILKNIFAIGAGIASGLGYGDNFTAVFVSNAIREMEIFLEAIYEAPRDVNESAYLGDLLVTAYSLFSRNRNLGNLIGKGYTVKSAIQSMNMVAEGYYAADSIYKTAKQKGLELPIIDTIYAILYEGKNAEKQFKKLTSKLN is encoded by the coding sequence ATGGCTAAAAAGAAAACGAATTCGGAATCTTCGAATCCGAAAAAGAATAAAAATAATATTTCGGTAGGTGTTGTAGGAAGCGGAAGTTTTGCGACGGCAATTGTAAAAATGCTGGTTGAAAACTGTAAACTGGTACACTGGTGTGTAAGAAATGAGTTTGTAAAAGGAGCAATCGAACTTCGGGGACACAATCCAACCTACCTTACCGCCGTTAATTTCAACCTTAAAAATCTGAAACTGACAACAGACATCAATGAGCTGGTTTCAGCCTGTGATATTGTGGTCCTGGCGACCCCGTCTATTTATCTGTCAGATACCCTGGATAAAATGAAATGTGAATGTAAAGATAAAATCTTTGTTTCCGCGATCAAGGGTATTATTCCTAAAGTCAATGATGTCGTGGCACATTATCTGAGAGACGAATTTAAAATCGGTTTCAGAAACCAGGCGGTCATTGCAGGACCGTGTCATGCCGAAGAAGTTGCCATGGAAAGACTCTCTTATCTTACAGTGGCAACCGTTGAAGAAGAAACGTCTAAAAAACTGGTAGATATCTTTAATTCCGATTTTATAAAAGTACATTCGAGTAAAGACATCTTAGGAAATGAATACAGCGCCATCCTGAAGAATATTTTCGCTATCGGAGCGGGAATCGCAAGCGGGCTGGGTTATGGTGATAATTTTACGGCTGTATTTGTGTCTAATGCCATCCGAGAAATGGAAATTTTTCTTGAAGCGATCTATGAAGCGCCAAGAGATGTTAATGAAAGTGCTTATCTCGGAGATTTACTGGTAACGGCCTATTCTTTATTCTCCAGAAACCGCAATCTGGGAAATCTTATTGGAAAAGGATATACGGTGAAATCAGCGATTCAGTCCATGAACATGGTTGCGGAAGGATATTATGCGGCAGATTCTATTTATAAGACAGCCAAACAGAAAGGTCTGGAACTTCCTATCATTGATACTATTTATGCCATTCTTTATGAAGGAAAAAATGCTGAAAAACAGTTTAAGAAACTGACTTCAAAATTAAATTAA
- a CDS encoding DUF1684 domain-containing protein: MKKLILILLVVPLFVFSQKMVSKEILEVKKFQEDLNAEYLNPKETPLRGDHFKNFKGHPFFPFDPKYRVNATWVKTENSKPFDLPTSSGKTKSYREYGKASFDLDGKKYTLTVYQSLDLMKQKKYKNYLFLPFRDATNEKETYGGGKYMDLTIPGGNTIVLDFNKSYQPFCAYNAYDYNCPIVPEENRLPVEIRAGVMYEDIYHH, from the coding sequence ATGAAAAAATTAATACTGATCTTACTGGTTGTTCCCCTGTTTGTCTTTTCTCAGAAAATGGTTTCAAAAGAAATCCTGGAAGTGAAAAAATTTCAGGAAGATCTTAATGCTGAGTATTTAAATCCAAAGGAAACTCCTTTGAGAGGAGATCATTTTAAAAATTTTAAAGGACACCCGTTTTTTCCGTTTGATCCAAAATATAGGGTAAACGCCACATGGGTAAAAACTGAAAACTCCAAACCTTTTGATCTTCCCACTTCTTCCGGGAAAACAAAATCTTATAGAGAATATGGGAAAGCAAGTTTCGATCTGGACGGTAAAAAATATACATTAACCGTATATCAAAGTCTCGACTTAATGAAGCAGAAGAAATACAAAAATTATCTTTTTCTTCCTTTCCGTGATGCTACGAATGAAAAAGAAACCTACGGGGGCGGAAAATATATGGATCTCACCATTCCCGGAGGAAATACCATTGTGCTGGATTTTAATAAATCCTATCAGCCCTTCTGTGCATATAATGCTTACGATTACAACTGCCCGATCGTTCCTGAAGAAAATAGACTGCCGGTTGAAATCCGTGCCGGTGTCATGTATGAAGATATTTACCATCACTAA
- the recO gene encoding DNA repair protein RecO: MNAQDSFLLSYIKYGENDAVLHCFSEEDGYQTYFLKGIYSKKNKKKALLLPLNKLNFSVNPGRGNGIQSVSRLELVKSNDIYNDIKSTTVIFFISDFLNQVLRNENKNLNVFFRIEEFIEELSHQNYQAHLIFLVIILKIQGVAPLINQGNFLDPETGTFSQNTTHPLFTEEISMIWKNILITENPYQIKIHSSFRKDFLDSLLVYYHYHVTDFKIPASLEVIQQIFE, encoded by the coding sequence ATGAATGCACAAGACAGTTTTTTACTATCTTACATAAAATACGGTGAAAATGATGCCGTCCTCCACTGCTTTTCAGAGGAGGACGGTTATCAGACCTATTTTCTGAAAGGTATCTATTCCAAAAAAAATAAAAAAAAAGCACTGCTGCTGCCTTTAAATAAGCTTAACTTTTCGGTTAACCCGGGCAGAGGCAATGGTATCCAGTCTGTTTCCAGACTGGAACTGGTAAAAAGCAATGATATTTACAACGATATTAAAAGCACTACGGTTATCTTTTTTATCTCAGACTTCCTGAACCAGGTCCTAAGAAACGAAAATAAGAACTTAAATGTTTTTTTCAGGATCGAGGAGTTTATTGAGGAGCTGTCGCATCAAAATTATCAGGCCCACCTGATTTTTCTGGTCATTATTTTAAAAATACAGGGCGTCGCCCCGCTGATCAACCAGGGGAATTTCCTGGATCCTGAGACCGGCACATTCTCACAAAATACGACCCATCCCCTGTTTACTGAAGAGATTTCCATGATCTGGAAAAATATTCTTATCACCGAAAATCCTTACCAGATTAAGATTCATTCTTCTTTCAGGAAAGATTTTTTAGACAGTCTGCTGGTTTATTATCATTATCATGTCACTGATTTTAAAATTCCGGCATCGCTGGAGGTCATTCAGCAGATCTTTGAATAA